Proteins encoded in a region of the Streptomyces sp. NBC_00258 genome:
- a CDS encoding anthranilate synthase family protein, whose protein sequence is MTGTSGLLRRVLAAEPPPFALLHRPERTGRHQLDVLTGESCMPDSLADVPMAEDGQGHQVLAVVPYRQLRERGLACVDDGAPLTAMLITEQAVVPLTDLLRHIPEVPVRLVDGHFDTDDDTYARTVERIVSDEIGQGTGSNFVLGRRFAGRIADYDLDVARTVFRRLCEQESGAYWTFLIHTGTRTFVGATPERHVSLDDGDAVMNPISGTYRYPGDGPTLAGLMAFLDSHKESDELHMVLDEELKMMARVCDSGGARVLGPRLKEMARLAHTEYLITGRSRRHPLDILSETLFAPTVTGSPLASACRVITRYEPAGRGYYGGVAALIGRDSAGGHRLDSAIMIRTADIDPTGRVGIGVGATLVRHSNPTAEAAETHAKAATLLRVMSTDPGAEARRGPGRLRPLGEHPYVRDVLQRRRRGLAGFWLDTGHQRPTPVSSPRRALVVDAEDTFTAMIAEQLRSLELEVTVRRWDEPYAWDAEDLVVLGPGPGDPRDADDPRNLHLRRAIETLLAGRKPFLAVCLSHQLLCRALGLDVRRGAVPHQGTQREIELFGENETVGFYNTFAAHSDTDKLDVPGVGPVEVSRDADTGEVHALRGPRFASLQFHAESVLTRNGPALFAARIDEALA, encoded by the coding sequence GTGACCGGTACGTCAGGTCTGCTCCGCCGAGTGCTGGCAGCGGAGCCACCTCCGTTCGCGCTGCTGCACCGACCCGAACGGACCGGCCGACATCAACTCGACGTGCTGACAGGTGAGTCGTGCATGCCGGACAGCCTCGCCGATGTCCCGATGGCCGAGGACGGGCAGGGGCATCAGGTCCTGGCGGTCGTCCCCTACCGGCAGCTCCGCGAACGTGGCCTCGCGTGTGTCGACGACGGCGCGCCGCTGACCGCGATGCTGATCACCGAGCAGGCGGTGGTGCCACTGACCGATCTGCTCCGGCACATCCCCGAGGTCCCGGTCCGGCTCGTCGACGGGCACTTCGACACCGACGACGACACCTACGCCCGTACCGTCGAACGGATCGTCAGCGACGAGATCGGGCAGGGCACGGGCTCGAACTTCGTGCTCGGACGACGCTTTGCCGGGCGTATCGCCGACTACGACCTCGACGTGGCACGCACCGTCTTCCGCCGACTGTGCGAACAGGAGTCCGGCGCGTACTGGACCTTCCTCATCCACACCGGCACCCGTACGTTCGTCGGCGCCACACCGGAACGCCACGTCAGCCTGGACGACGGTGACGCGGTGATGAACCCGATCAGCGGCACGTACCGCTATCCCGGAGACGGGCCCACCCTGGCCGGACTGATGGCGTTCCTGGACAGTCACAAGGAGTCCGACGAGCTGCACATGGTGCTCGACGAGGAACTGAAGATGATGGCCCGCGTCTGTGACAGCGGCGGTGCCCGGGTCCTGGGGCCTCGACTCAAGGAGATGGCCCGGCTCGCGCACACCGAGTACCTCATCACGGGCCGTTCCCGCCGACACCCGCTGGACATCCTGTCGGAGACGTTGTTCGCGCCCACGGTGACCGGCAGCCCGCTGGCCAGCGCATGCCGGGTGATCACTCGGTACGAGCCGGCCGGGCGCGGCTACTACGGCGGTGTCGCCGCACTGATCGGCCGCGACTCCGCAGGCGGTCACCGCCTCGACTCGGCCATCATGATCCGTACGGCGGACATCGACCCGACGGGCCGGGTCGGGATCGGTGTCGGTGCGACGCTCGTACGGCACTCGAATCCGACGGCCGAGGCGGCGGAGACCCACGCCAAGGCGGCGACCCTGCTGCGGGTCATGTCCACCGATCCGGGGGCCGAGGCCCGCCGTGGGCCCGGTCGCCTTCGCCCGCTCGGCGAGCATCCCTACGTACGGGACGTCCTTCAGCGTCGCAGACGGGGCCTCGCCGGGTTCTGGCTCGACACCGGACACCAACGGCCGACGCCCGTGTCGTCCCCGCGCCGGGCTCTGGTGGTGGACGCGGAGGACACGTTCACCGCGATGATCGCCGAGCAACTCCGGTCACTGGAACTGGAGGTGACCGTCCGACGCTGGGACGAACCGTACGCGTGGGACGCGGAAGACCTTGTCGTCCTGGGCCCCGGGCCGGGCGACCCCCGGGACGCCGACGACCCCAGGAACCTCCACCTCCGGCGGGCGATCGAAACGCTGCTGGCCGGGCGGAAGCCGTTCCTCGCCGTGTGTCTGAGCCACCAACTCCTCTGCCGGGCACTCGGCTTGGACGTGCGCCGCGGCGCCGTGCCCCATCAGGGCACGCAGCGCGAGATCGAGCTGTTCGGCGAGAACGAGACGGTCGGTTTCTACAACACGTTCGCCGCGCACAGCGACACCGACAAGCTCGACGTGCCCGGTGTCGGCCCGGTGGAGGTCAGCCGGGACGCAGACACCGGTGAGGTGCACGCACTGCGCGGACCTCGCTTCGCCTCCCTGCAGTTCCACGCCGAGTCGGTGCTGACCCGCAACGGCCCCGCCCTCTTCGCCGCGCGCATCGACGAGGCGCTGGCCTGA
- a CDS encoding isochorismatase family protein — MTGIPNIEPYPLPTSAELSKNVADWTVDPQRGALLIHDMQRYFLRPFPETMTRQLVRNTVSVRDRCRDLGMPVAYTMQPGAMNPSQRGLLADFWGAGMETAPVDRDVPEPLTPGPLDGVFTKWRYSAFFRTELLAWLRRHGADQLVICGVYAHVGVLASAVDAFSNDVQPFVVADAVADFSARDHRFALEYAARKCAVVVTAEDVLP, encoded by the coding sequence ATGACCGGCATTCCGAACATCGAGCCGTACCCGCTGCCGACATCGGCGGAGCTGTCGAAGAACGTGGCCGACTGGACGGTCGACCCGCAGCGCGGCGCGTTGTTGATACACGACATGCAGCGGTACTTCCTGCGTCCTTTTCCCGAAACCATGACGAGGCAGCTCGTGCGGAACACGGTTTCGGTGCGGGACCGGTGCCGGGATCTGGGCATGCCGGTGGCGTACACGATGCAGCCCGGTGCCATGAACCCGTCGCAGCGCGGCCTGCTCGCCGACTTCTGGGGTGCGGGAATGGAAACCGCGCCGGTCGACCGTGACGTGCCTGAACCGCTGACACCCGGGCCACTGGACGGGGTGTTCACGAAGTGGCGGTACAGCGCCTTCTTCCGAACCGAGTTACTGGCATGGCTGCGCCGGCACGGCGCCGATCAGCTCGTCATCTGCGGGGTGTACGCCCATGTGGGCGTCCTGGCCAGCGCGGTCGACGCGTTCAGCAACGACGTCCAGCCATTCGTCGTGGCCGACGCGGTCGCGGACTTCTCGGCGCGGGACCATCGATTCGCCCTGGAGTACGCCGCGCGGAAGTGTGCTGTCGTGGTCACCGCGGAGGACGTCCTGCCGTGA
- a CDS encoding PhzA/PhzB family protein — MTQHTRPQEWVDSDSELRRTNRATVERYLDMTEGPARLQRHHLFTEDARGGLWTTDTGQPAAVTGRENLYLMAAWSLECFPDWRWTNVEIYETQDPNRMWVECDGEGQIIFPHYQPGHYRNHFIHSFRLDNGMIAEIREFMNPCEQMRALGIVVPVVKRGGIPTDGEVA, encoded by the coding sequence ATGACCCAACACACGAGGCCCCAGGAGTGGGTCGACAGCGACTCCGAACTCCGCCGTACCAACCGGGCCACGGTGGAGCGATACCTGGACATGACGGAAGGACCGGCGAGGCTCCAACGCCACCACCTCTTCACCGAGGACGCGCGAGGCGGTCTGTGGACCACCGACACCGGGCAACCGGCCGCGGTCACCGGACGGGAGAACCTGTACCTGATGGCCGCGTGGTCGCTCGAGTGTTTCCCCGACTGGCGCTGGACCAATGTCGAGATCTACGAGACCCAGGATCCCAACCGGATGTGGGTCGAGTGCGACGGAGAGGGACAGATCATCTTCCCCCACTATCAGCCGGGCCACTACCGCAACCACTTCATCCACTCGTTCCGCCTCGACAACGGAATGATCGCGGAGATAAGGGAGTTCATGAATCCCTGCGAGCAGATGCGGGCCCTGGGCATCGTGGTACCGGTCGTCAAGAGAGGCGGGATCCCCACCGACGGGGAGGTGGCATGA
- a CDS encoding FAD-dependent oxidoreductase yields MTSVIVVGSGAAGLAAALSARESGAEVTVLEATSTIGGTTALSSGAAWLPDNHLPLAAEDTPQRARTYLRALGRSDEYGYESADTAMSDRFVDEAPRVAEWLETKTPLRWATLPIPDCHGTLPGGYEVGRSLEPRPFRTAPQVADLVRAALPWRPPATLTELLTGKAAPELIEQRRQAGVHTAGQALVAALLTAAIDAGITIRTHARATRFLGVGVVVDGMSLDGRVVLATGGFERDEALVRRFLGGPVAGLAGAPGARGDGLRMAIDAGAALHNTAQAWWCPTIRIPGDAIDDEPVHRILLAERARPGSVLVNRDGHRFTNEAQSYHEVGRSLHPTEPSWLIVDAAYRRRHPIGPVRPDDPDPDWLQRACTLLELARLIDVPGDALAKTISRFNWAAAAGEDPDFDRGVNPYDGVMGDPGAVHPTLGPLYAPPFYAVPVRPGLGGTGGGPRTDPDGRVLSDDGTAVSGLYAAGNVAAGPFGSAYPGTGATIGQALVFGAQAGRAAAGD; encoded by the coding sequence ATGACCTCGGTGATCGTCGTCGGTTCGGGCGCGGCGGGGCTGGCCGCGGCCCTGTCGGCTCGCGAGTCGGGCGCCGAGGTCACCGTTTTGGAGGCGACATCGACGATCGGCGGCACCACCGCCCTGTCCAGCGGGGCGGCCTGGCTGCCCGACAACCACCTGCCGCTCGCCGCCGAGGACACCCCGCAGCGCGCCCGTACGTATCTGCGTGCCCTCGGCCGATCCGACGAGTACGGGTACGAGTCCGCGGACACCGCCATGTCCGACCGCTTTGTCGACGAGGCGCCGCGCGTGGCCGAGTGGCTCGAAACGAAGACACCGCTGCGCTGGGCCACGCTTCCGATACCGGACTGCCACGGCACACTGCCAGGTGGGTACGAGGTCGGCCGGTCGCTCGAACCACGGCCGTTCCGCACCGCACCGCAGGTAGCCGACCTGGTGCGTGCCGCTCTGCCCTGGCGGCCGCCGGCGACACTCACCGAACTCCTCACAGGAAAAGCCGCACCCGAACTCATCGAGCAGCGCAGACAGGCCGGAGTGCACACCGCGGGGCAGGCACTGGTGGCCGCCCTGCTCACGGCTGCCATCGACGCGGGCATCACCATCCGTACGCACGCCAGGGCGACTCGGTTCCTCGGCGTCGGCGTGGTGGTCGACGGCATGTCGCTCGACGGACGGGTCGTACTCGCGACGGGTGGCTTCGAACGCGACGAGGCGCTCGTCCGGCGATTCCTCGGCGGCCCTGTTGCCGGTCTCGCGGGAGCACCGGGCGCACGCGGAGACGGGCTGCGCATGGCCATCGACGCCGGGGCAGCGCTGCACAACACGGCGCAGGCCTGGTGGTGCCCGACGATCCGGATACCCGGCGACGCGATCGACGACGAACCCGTGCACCGGATCCTCCTTGCCGAGCGTGCGCGCCCCGGCAGCGTGTTGGTCAACCGCGACGGCCACCGGTTCACCAACGAGGCACAGAGCTACCACGAGGTCGGCCGATCGCTGCACCCGACCGAACCGTCATGGCTGATCGTCGACGCCGCTTACCGCCGGCGCCATCCGATCGGCCCGGTCCGGCCCGACGACCCCGACCCGGACTGGCTGCAACGCGCGTGCACACTGCTGGAGTTGGCGCGGCTCATCGATGTCCCGGGCGACGCGCTCGCCAAGACGATCAGCCGGTTCAACTGGGCGGCGGCCGCCGGCGAGGATCCGGACTTCGACCGGGGAGTGAACCCCTACGACGGCGTTATGGGCGATCCCGGCGCCGTCCACCCGACGTTGGGGCCCCTTTACGCACCACCCTTCTACGCCGTGCCGGTACGGCCAGGACTCGGCGGGACCGGCGGCGGCCCGCGCACCGATCCCGACGGGCGCGTGCTGTCCGACGACGGGACGGCCGTGTCAGGTCTGTACGCCGCGGGCAACGTCGCCGCCGGCCCGTTCGGGTCGGCCTACCCGGGCACCGGCGCGACGATCGGCCAGGCTCTCGTGTTCGGCGCCCAGGCCGGCAGAGCAGCGGCAGGAGACTGA
- a CDS encoding serine/threonine-protein kinase, whose product MRSERGSGRLIAGRYLLHDILGRGGMGTVWRAHDQLLDRPVAVKELHILAHDDEEHRTRLRRTIREARAVARVPHPHVVGVHDLVESEDRLWIVMELVQGPSLAQHIVESGPLTPQHAASLGLQLLDALEAVHAAGTLHRDVKPANVLLRRDGNAVLTDFGIAALDDGEFLTTTGELIGSLEFMAPERVMGAEVGPASDLWSLGATLATVCGGQSPFRRPARPATLHAVAYQEPALSERLGPLRPVIEALLRKSPEERPTAASARSALWRVAAGEMDSGPLPSPTGHVSWPAPGLADADTMTSGRQHLVPAGQTGQTALHTTSLRPAPHPPSRPKGAKRLWWALAGTAVLAAGVGGGLFVTGVLPLKKDPITTTTRQAVKSTTGWQQVKGVSVRQGDRITVRFVSGQWTVDHVNIPMTGPAGYNAAIDQSLDGAKDCKIKPAAPFGTLLARLAGEKDHPIHSVGRNLTFKAAGNGTLQLAINDAADRCVHDNRGTVTVQVSVTHQP is encoded by the coding sequence ATGCGTTCGGAACGCGGCTCGGGGCGGCTGATCGCCGGACGGTACCTGCTGCACGACATCCTCGGCAGGGGCGGTATGGGCACGGTCTGGCGGGCACACGACCAGTTACTGGACCGCCCGGTCGCCGTCAAGGAACTGCACATCCTCGCCCACGACGACGAGGAACACCGCACACGGCTGCGCCGTACGATCCGTGAGGCGCGCGCGGTCGCGCGGGTTCCGCACCCGCATGTGGTGGGAGTCCATGACCTGGTCGAGTCCGAGGACCGGCTGTGGATCGTCATGGAACTCGTCCAAGGGCCCTCACTGGCCCAGCACATCGTCGAGAGCGGACCGCTCACCCCGCAGCACGCCGCCTCCCTCGGGCTGCAACTGCTCGACGCGCTGGAGGCCGTGCACGCGGCCGGCACCCTGCACCGTGACGTCAAGCCCGCCAACGTCCTGCTGCGCCGCGACGGCAACGCCGTCCTCACGGACTTCGGCATCGCGGCCCTGGACGACGGCGAGTTCCTGACGACCACCGGCGAACTGATCGGCTCGCTGGAGTTCATGGCGCCCGAGCGGGTGATGGGGGCGGAGGTCGGCCCGGCCTCCGACCTGTGGTCCCTGGGCGCGACCCTGGCCACGGTGTGCGGCGGGCAGTCCCCGTTCCGCAGACCGGCACGCCCCGCCACACTGCACGCGGTGGCCTACCAGGAACCCGCCCTGAGCGAGCGGCTCGGCCCGCTGCGCCCGGTCATCGAGGCACTCCTGCGCAAGTCCCCCGAAGAACGCCCCACCGCGGCCAGTGCACGTTCCGCACTGTGGCGTGTCGCGGCGGGGGAAATGGACTCCGGACCACTGCCCTCACCGACCGGGCATGTGTCCTGGCCTGCGCCCGGGTTGGCCGACGCGGACACCATGACCAGTGGCCGGCAGCACCTGGTCCCGGCCGGGCAGACCGGGCAGACGGCACTGCACACCACGTCGCTGAGGCCCGCGCCCCACCCCCCGTCCCGGCCCAAGGGCGCGAAGCGGCTGTGGTGGGCCCTGGCCGGTACGGCTGTGCTGGCGGCGGGCGTCGGCGGTGGTCTGTTCGTCACCGGGGTACTGCCGCTCAAGAAGGACCCGATCACGACGACCACCCGTCAGGCCGTGAAGTCCACGACCGGCTGGCAGCAGGTGAAAGGGGTGTCCGTCCGGCAAGGAGACCGGATCACCGTGCGCTTCGTCTCGGGCCAATGGACCGTCGACCACGTGAACATCCCCATGACCGGGCCGGCCGGTTACAACGCGGCCATCGACCAGTCGCTGGACGGCGCGAAGGACTGCAAGATCAAGCCCGCGGCACCGTTCGGCACACTGCTGGCACGCCTCGCCGGTGAGAAGGACCACCCCATCCACTCCGTCGGGCGGAACCTGACGTTCAAGGCAGCCGGCAACGGCACCCTCCAACTGGCCATCAACGACGCCGCCGACAGATGCGTCCACGACAACAGGGGAACCGTGACCGTACAGGTCAGCGTCACGCACCAACCTTGA
- a CDS encoding YnfA family protein, with amino-acid sequence MSVARSVALFVVAALFEIGGAWLVWQGIREHRGWIWIGAGVIALGLYGVVATFQSDDNFGRILAAYGGIFVAGSIAWGMVADGYRPDRYDVIGALVCLAGMAIIMYAPRSH; translated from the coding sequence ATGAGTGTTGCGCGTTCCGTTGCCCTGTTCGTCGTCGCCGCCCTGTTCGAGATCGGTGGCGCCTGGCTGGTCTGGCAGGGAATCCGCGAACACAGGGGCTGGATCTGGATCGGCGCCGGAGTCATCGCCCTCGGTCTCTACGGCGTGGTGGCCACCTTCCAGTCCGACGACAACTTCGGACGCATCCTCGCCGCGTACGGCGGGATCTTCGTCGCCGGGTCGATCGCCTGGGGCATGGTCGCCGACGGCTACCGGCCCGACCGGTACGACGTCATCGGCGCACTGGTGTGCCTCGCCGGGATGGCCATCATCATGTACGCGCCCCGCAGCCACTGA
- a CDS encoding DUF3455 domain-containing protein, with translation MKLAKRLVLTTTALAAVTAATLLSATVGSAAASQPARTGVDVPAALKVPDGNRLTGVFSAEGVQVYTCTDGAWKLLEPAATLWAKNDHSRRTVALHSRGPVWVSTVDGSAVNAAALVTSPKAGTIPELLLKSTATRGTGVFADVSYIQRLNTRGGVAPSTACTGTEQTSVPYSATYTFYKPAK, from the coding sequence ATGAAGCTCGCCAAGCGGCTCGTCCTCACCACCACGGCTCTCGCCGCCGTCACCGCCGCCACGCTCTTGAGCGCGACGGTCGGCTCGGCGGCGGCTTCGCAGCCCGCCCGCACCGGCGTCGACGTTCCCGCCGCGCTGAAGGTCCCCGACGGCAACCGCCTCACCGGCGTCTTCTCCGCCGAAGGCGTCCAGGTCTACACCTGCACCGACGGCGCCTGGAAGCTGCTGGAGCCCGCCGCCACCCTCTGGGCCAAGAACGACCACTCCCGCCGCACGGTCGCCCTCCACTCGCGCGGCCCCGTCTGGGTGTCCACGGTGGACGGCAGCGCCGTCAACGCCGCCGCCCTTGTCACCTCCCCCAAGGCCGGCACCATCCCCGAACTCCTCCTGAAGTCCACCGCCACTCGCGGCACCGGGGTCTTCGCCGACGTCTCCTACATCCAGCGACTCAACACCCGCGGCGGCGTGGCCCCCAGCACCGCCTGCACCGGCACCGAGCAGACGAGCGTCCCCTACTCCGCCACCTACACCTTCTACAAGCCCGCCAAGTGA